One genomic window of Cannabis sativa cultivar Pink pepper isolate KNU-18-1 chromosome 2, ASM2916894v1, whole genome shotgun sequence includes the following:
- the LOC115719965 gene encoding uncharacterized protein LOC115719965, producing MEFIRVRLGFDSCFVVEARGHSGGLALLWKESSDVAIQGFSFHHIDAIVQLQHCVQWRLTGVYGEPRRELRFNTWNLFRSIKDASNLPWCLMGDMNNLSSNDEKRGGRPYPDRLIDGFVEALNDCNLTELPLVGYPFTWENGRNGDNWVEERLDKALVTYTWLSLFPQSTLYNLEVSTSDHCPIFLVLKGVSPSVSFNTFRFENAWIREPLCKQLVQGCWEGSGSSNIQEKLHRCGEVLGRWGRDITGDFRKRIDKCKKQIRNTKWGRDQSSIHQHNEAKDNLSEVLAQREVFWKQRSKQFWLNSGDRNTKYFHSVASARKRNSGIGQLKNESGTWVTWGSGLEAVITSYFSDLFRSTNIDLGNILNGVRPTVTSEQNAQLLLPITEDEVRNALFQMHPDKSPGPDGMTPAFFQKHWSIVGSDVVNFVRDFFNEGSFPTGINDTHIVLIPKKKNPSQVGDMRPISLCNVLYKIASKVVANRMKGILDYAISDTQSAFVSGRLISDNVMVAFEVMHYLKRKTNGRKGYMALKLDMSKAYDRVEWGFLEAILRVMGFCEQWIGLIIGCVNSVRYHVINNGQKMGPIIPTRGIRQGCPLSPYLFIVCAEGLSSLIKHFEAQKLITGCKVARSAPPISHLLFADDSYVYCQASEEEANHVLTLLQLFERASGQKVNLNKSSAFFSSNTRADIRSRICGMMQVQKAGADSMYLGLPSTVGRNKNAVLGFLKEKMKKRISSWEGKFLSRAGKEVLIKSVVQSLPSYAMNVFLFPIGTCNELERMMASFWWKSKRANNNGSGIVWMNWERMTRSKAAGGMGFRNLRDFNLAMLGKQGWRLLFRHDSLVSKVFKARYYPQGDYLSAELGSNPSFIWSSIFAAKDIVKLGLRKGIGSGLTVQITTDPWLPSLDRPTPIPNVPGLENFMVNSLFQTHSRSWDAEVVKDLFTFDDAALILGIQINQVVQDDFWYWFAERNGLYSVRSAYQLIQDYKQPPSPSEDHRFWNKLWSLKVPPKTKDLVWRAASNCLATKSNLCIKKVLNDNNCPLCGVFAETELHLLVSCQFAWACWEFSGFNAADRNPVSLLSWLSSNAARMDDEKLSRVVMLCWAIWSARNDLLWKNRARSVKSVVDFAQSSLHQFLKAQGRSNLPPLSPPKPGDASEIWTKPTVGIKLNVDAALFDQDLKHGYGCVIRNTDGDLVSVFAGAKQGKVSPEIAEAMGIREALSWLKNHNFSHATVETDSLVCVAAIRSNEKLNSGFGFIVEECKLILRSLLNVTLCFVKRSANRAAHYIARHSLSLAERMFPINSVPSELLSILSGDSSC from the coding sequence ATGGAGTTTATTAGAGTCCGTTTGGGCTTTGAtagttgttttgttgttgaggCCCGTGGGCATAGTGGGGGTTTGGCTTTGTTGTGGAAAGAATCTAGTGACGTGGCTATTCAAGGGTTTTCCTTTCATCATATTGACGCTATTGTTCAATTGCAACACTGTGTTCAATGGAGGCTTACTGGAGTATATGGGGAGCCTAGAAGAGAGCTTCGGTTCAACACTTGGAACCTCTTTCGCTCTATTAAAGATGCAAGCAACCTTCCTTGGTGTCTCATGGGAGATATGAACAATTTAAGCTCTAATGATGAAAAGAGAGGCGGCAGGCCATACCCAGACCGACTTATTGATGGCTTTGTAGAAGCTTTGAACGATTGTAACTTAACCGAATTGCCTCTGGTGGGTTACCCTTTTACTTGGGAGAATGGAAGGAATGGTGATAATTGGGTTGAAGAAAGACTCGACAAGGCGCTAGTTACTTACACATGGTTGTCTTTATTCCCTCAGTCGACCCTATACAACTTGGAAGTCTCTACTTCAGATCATTGTCCcatattcctggtacttaaaGGTGTGTCTCCTTCTGTTTCTTTTAATACTTTTCGTTTTGAAAATGCCTGGATTAGAGAGCCTTTATGCAAGCAGCTGGTTCAAGGGTGTTGGGAGGGTTCGGGTTCTAGTAATATTCAAGAGAAATTACATCGGTGTGGGGAGGTATTGGGAAGATGGGGAAGGGATATCACTGGGGACTTCAGAAAACGTATCGACAAATGTAAGAAACAGATTAGAAACACCAAATGGGGAAGAGATCAGAGTTCAATTCATCAACATAATGAAGCGAAAGACAACCTTTCTGAAGTGTTGGCTCAGCGAGAAGTCTTTTGGAAACAAAGATCGAAGCAATTCTGGCTAAACTCTGGTGAcagaaatacaaaatatttcCACTCTGTTGCAAGTGCTAGAAAGAGGAATAGTGGAATTGGGCAACTTAAAAATGAAAGTGGTACTTGGGTGACTTGGGGATCGGGGTTAGAGGCAGTTATCACAAGCTACTTTAGTGATCTCTTTCGTTCAACAAACATTGATTTGGGAAACATTTTAAATGGTGTTCGGCCGACCGTTACAAGTGAACAAAATGCCCAGCTCTTGCTGCCTATTACGGAGGATGAAGTCCGAAATGCATTATTCCAAATGCATCCAGATAAATCTCCAGGGCCTGACGGTATGACTCCGGCTTTCTTCCAAAAACATTGGAGCATAGTAGGCTCGGATGTGGTTAACTTTGTTCGGGATTTCTTCAATGAAGGCAGCTTCCCCACGGGTATCAATGATACTCACATTGTCCTAATTCCTAAGAAGAAAAATCCGTCCCAAGTGGGTGACATGAGACCGATATCGCTTTGTAATGTCCTATATAAAATTGCTTCTAAGGTTGTGGCCAATCGAATGAAAGGAATCCTAGACTATGCTATCTCAGACACCCAGAGTGCTTTTGTTTCAGGAAGATTGATTTCAGATAATGTTATGGTGGCTTTCGAGGTTATGCACTACTTGAAGAGGAAAACAAATGGAAGAAAAGGGTACATGGCTCTCAAATTGGATATGAGCAAAGCCTACGATCGCGTTGAATGGGGTTTCTTGGAAGCTATTCTTCGTGTGATGGGTTTTTGTGAACAATGGATTGGCCTCATCATTGGGTGTGTCAATTCGGTTCGATATCATGTGATTAACAATGGGCAAAAGATGGGTCCGATAATTCCAACTAGAGGCATACGCCAAGGGTGCCCGTTGTCGCCTTATTTGTTCATTGTATGTGCTGAGGGTCTCTCTTCTTTGATCAAACACTTTGAAGCCCAGAAACTTATCACGGGATGTAAGGTGGCTAGGAGTGCACCTCCTATTTCCCATCTTCTATTTGCGGATGATAGCTATGTGTATTGTCAAGCGTCGGAGGAGGAAGCTAATCATGTTCTTACACTCCTCCAACTTTTTGAGAGAGCTTCGGGACAAAAAGTTAACCTTAATAAGTCGTCAGCCTTCTTCAGTTCAAATACAAGGGCGGATATCCGTAGTAGAATCTGTGGTATGATGCAAGTCCAGAAAGCTGGGGCCGATAGCATGTATCTAGGACTTCCAAGCACGGTTGGGCGAAACAAGAATGCAGTGTTGGGATTCCTAAAAGAGAAAATGAAGAAGCGAATAAGCAGTTGGGAGGGAAAATTCTTATCTCGTGCTGGTAAGGAGGTGCTCATTAAATCGGTAGTTCAATCGCTTCCCTCTTATGCCatgaatgtttttctctttccTATTGGTACATGTAATGAACTTGAGAGAATGATGGCAAGCTTCTGGTGGAAATCAAAAAGAGCTAACAACAATGGGAGTGGCATTGTATGGATGAACTGGGAAAGAATGACAAGATCAAAAGCTGCTGGTGGAATGGGCTTCAGAAACTTGAGAGATTTTAATCTTGCTATGCTTGGAAAGCAAGGGTGGAGACTCTTATTCCGACATGATTCTCTTGTGAGTAAAGTTTTCAAGGCTAGATACTATCCACAGGGTGATTATTTATCTGCTGAGTTGGGTTCTAATCCTAGCTTTATTTGGAGTAGCATATTTGCCGCGAAGGACATAGTTAAGCTCGGCTTAAGGAAGGGAATAGGATCGGGATTGACTGTGCAAATAACCACCGATCCTTGGTTGCCTTCTCTTGACAGACCAACGCCAATTCCCAATGTCCCGGGTCTTGAGAACTTCATGGTGAATAGCTTGTTTCAAACACATAGTCGCTCCTGGGATGCTGAAGTTGTTAAAGACCTTTTTACTTTCGATGATGCTGCTTTAATCCTGGGCATCCAAATAAATCAGGTGGTTCAGGACGACTTTTGGTACTGGTTTGCAGAGAGAAACGGACTTTACTCTGTCCGAAGCGCCTACCAATTGATTCAAGATTATAAGCAGCCCCCATCTCCCTCAGAAGACCACCGGTTTTGGAATAAATTGTGGTCACTTAAAGTTCCTCCCAAAACTAAAGATCTAGTGTGGAGAGCGGCGTCAAATTGCTTAGCAACCAAATCGAATCTCTGCATCAAGAAGGTACTGAATGATAACAATTGCCCTTTGTGTGGCGTCTTCGCCGAAACTGAGCTGCATTTGTTAGTTTCTTGTCAATTTGCTTGGGCTTGTTGGGAGTTTTCTGGTTTTAATGCAGCTGATAGAAATCCCGTGTCCTTGCTGTCATGGCTTAGTTCCAATGCTGCCCGAATGGATGATGAGAAGCTAAGCCGAGTTGTCATGTTGTGTTGGGCAATATGGTCAGCCAGAAATGATCTCCTTTGGAAGAATCGGGCTCGAAGTGTAAAAAGTGTGGTTGATTTTGCTCAATCAAGTTTGCACCAGTTTTTGAAGGCTCAAGGCAGAAGCAACTTACCTCCTCTGTCGCCTCCGAAACCTGGTGATGCCTCGGAGATCTGGACCAAGCCGACTGTAGGCATCAAGTTGAACGTTGATGCAGCTCTCTTTGATCAAGACCTCAAGCATGGATATGGCTGCGTGATTCGAAATACTGATGGTGACTTGGTTTCTGTTTTCGCTGGTGCAAAGCAAGGCAAAGTTTCTCCTGAAATTGCAGAAGCTATGGGCATTAGAGAAGCTTTAAGTTGGTTGAAAAATCACAATTTTTCCCACGCTACTGTTGAAACCGATAGCCTGGTTTGTGTGGCTGCCATCCGAAGCAATGAGAAGCTTAACTCTGGGTTCGGTTTTATTGTGGAAGAGTGCAAGTTAATCCTTAGAAGTTTATTAAATGTTACTTTATGTTTTGTCAAACGTTCTGCGAATCGTGCCGCGCATTATATTGCCCGACACTCTTTGTCTCTAGCTGAACGTATGTTCCCTATTAATAGTGTTCCTTCGGAGTTGTTGTCTATTCTTTCGGGCGATAGCTCTTGTTAA